A portion of the Lysinibacillus timonensis genome contains these proteins:
- a CDS encoding DUF2768 domain-containing protein, with product MQAFSPFNQEFLILNTARGPLASFHALDVMWISFYSIGAMLISVLILSATRKWIQNGFLAFIIKLFAFLLFLIGSLLMVLVVFTWPA from the coding sequence ATGCAAGCGTTCTCACCATTTAATCAAGAATTTTTAATCCTAAATACTGCACGTGGACCTTTAGCAAGTTTTCATGCTTTAGACGTCATGTGGATTTCATTTTATTCTATTGGGGCAATGCTAATTTCTGTCCTTATTTTATCTGCCACAAGAAAGTGGATTCAAAATGGATTCCTAGCATTTATCATTAAATTATTTGCTTTCCTACTATTCTTAATAGGTTCGTTATTAATGGTACTTGTTGTCTTTACATGGCCTGCTTAA
- the spoIVA gene encoding stage IV sporulation protein A — translation MGEEIFHQIAERTNGDVYIGVVGPVRVGKSTFVKKMMESVVLPNIVDEEDRRRALDELPQSSPGPVIMTAEPKFVPAQGTQITIGESEIPFRIRFADCVGYIIDGVKGYEDENGPKYVHTPWHNEAIPFQEAAKIGTDKVIRDHANIGIVVTTDGTVNGIPRHAAQVAEEQIIEQLKEIGKPFVVILNSSIPSHSNTVALRNELFEHYGVPVIAVSIDQMSLRDMEYILQEALYEFPVEDIEVEKPDWLDVLDQTHPLNQTLAESVGNVLDSITKIRDVSQAAELLKELDFVEDSMIERVDAGLGVATVRITLKPEIYKAVCNEWLDQPIESKKDWLLFIKEAAEAKKAQARFRGAIQDATENGYGVTLPTLEEFEPSEPEIIKQNNFYGVRMKAAAPSFHIIRVDMETEFAPLIGTEFYAQQLLKDLHYAYQHDREALWETQLFGTPLHEVLTEGIRYKMNSVPSNAKKRMRQTIERMVNEGDRGLVTFII, via the coding sequence ATAGGCGAAGAAATCTTTCATCAAATAGCAGAGAGAACTAATGGGGATGTATATATTGGTGTTGTTGGGCCTGTCAGAGTTGGAAAGTCTACTTTTGTGAAGAAAATGATGGAGTCAGTTGTGCTCCCGAACATCGTTGATGAAGAAGACCGCAGAAGAGCACTGGACGAGCTGCCTCAAAGTTCTCCAGGGCCTGTTATCATGACTGCAGAACCAAAGTTTGTTCCTGCGCAAGGTACTCAAATTACGATTGGGGAAAGTGAAATTCCTTTCCGAATTCGTTTTGCTGATTGTGTCGGGTATATCATCGATGGTGTTAAGGGATATGAAGACGAGAATGGACCTAAGTATGTTCATACTCCATGGCATAATGAAGCTATTCCATTCCAAGAAGCAGCTAAAATTGGTACAGACAAAGTAATACGTGATCATGCGAATATCGGAATTGTTGTTACAACAGATGGAACTGTAAATGGCATTCCAAGACATGCTGCTCAAGTCGCAGAAGAACAAATTATTGAGCAGCTGAAAGAAATTGGTAAACCGTTTGTCGTTATTTTAAACAGTAGTATTCCAAGTCATAGTAATACTGTGGCACTTCGAAATGAATTGTTTGAACATTATGGTGTTCCGGTAATTGCAGTCTCTATTGACCAAATGTCTCTACGAGATATGGAATACATTTTACAAGAAGCATTATATGAATTCCCAGTCGAGGATATTGAAGTTGAAAAACCTGATTGGTTAGATGTGCTAGACCAAACGCATCCTTTAAACCAAACTCTAGCTGAATCAGTAGGTAATGTACTTGATTCAATTACAAAGATACGTGATGTATCACAAGCAGCTGAGCTATTAAAAGAGCTTGATTTCGTTGAGGATAGCATGATTGAGAGAGTGGATGCAGGTTTAGGAGTTGCAACTGTTCGCATTACATTAAAACCGGAAATTTATAAAGCTGTGTGTAATGAATGGTTAGACCAACCAATTGAAAGTAAGAAAGATTGGCTATTATTTATTAAAGAAGCTGCTGAAGCTAAAAAAGCACAAGCTAGATTCCGTGGAGCGATTCAAGACGCAACAGAAAATGGTTATGGTGTAACGCTTCCGACATTAGAAGAATTTGAACCAAGCGAACCAGAAATTATTAAACAAAATAATTTCTATGGTGTTCGTATGAAAGCAGCAGCTCCGTCATTCCACATTATTCGCGTTGATATGGAAACAGAATTTGCTCCGTTAATCGGAACAGAATTCTATGCACAACAGCTCTTAAAAGACTTACACTATGCATATCAACATGATCGTGAAGCACTTTGGGAAACACAATTGTTTGGTACACCATTACACGAAGTGTTGACAGAAGGTATTCGTTATAAAATGAATTCGGTCCCAAGTAACGCTAAGAAAAGAATGCGTCAGACAATTGAAAGAATGGTTAACGAAGGTGACCGTGGTTTAGTAACGTTCATTATTTAA
- a CDS encoding HU family DNA-binding protein encodes MNKTELVNSVAEAAALSKKDASKAVEAVFDAIQDALAKGDKVQLIGFGNFEVRERAARKGRNPQSGEEIEIAASKVPAFKPGKALKDAVK; translated from the coding sequence GTGAATAAAACAGAATTAGTAAACTCTGTTGCTGAAGCTGCGGCTCTTTCTAAAAAAGACGCTTCTAAAGCAGTTGAAGCTGTATTTGATGCAATTCAAGATGCTCTTGCAAAGGGTGACAAAGTACAATTAATCGGTTTTGGTAACTTTGAAGTACGTGAACGTGCGGCTCGTAAAGGTCGTAATCCACAATCTGGTGAAGAAATCGAAATTGCTGCAAGTAAGGTTCCTGCTTTTAAACCAGGGAAAGCTCTTAAAGATGCTGTAAAATAA
- the folE gene encoding GTP cyclohydrolase I FolE, which produces MSNVNLKKIEEAVKMILEAVGEDVNREGLLDTPERVSKMYEEMFSGINEDPREIFSTVFHENHEELVLVKDIQFYSMCEHHLVPFYGKAHIAYIPKEGRVAGLSKLGHCVETVARRPQLQERITAMVADSIFDMLNPHGVYVVIEAEHMCMTMRGLKKPGSKTVTTAARGIFENNEGKRSEVISFIQMS; this is translated from the coding sequence GTGTCGAATGTTAATTTAAAAAAGATAGAAGAAGCTGTAAAAATGATATTAGAAGCTGTAGGTGAAGATGTTAATCGAGAAGGCTTACTTGATACACCAGAACGTGTTTCGAAAATGTACGAAGAAATGTTTAGTGGTATTAATGAAGATCCTAGAGAAATATTTAGTACGGTGTTCCATGAAAATCATGAAGAATTAGTATTAGTAAAGGATATTCAGTTTTACTCCATGTGTGAGCATCACTTAGTCCCATTTTACGGTAAAGCACACATTGCCTATATTCCAAAAGAAGGGCGCGTTGCTGGATTAAGTAAATTAGGGCATTGTGTAGAAACCGTTGCCCGTAGACCCCAACTTCAGGAAAGAATTACTGCTATGGTTGCAGATAGTATTTTTGATATGCTTAATCCGCATGGTGTATATGTTGTTATTGAAGCTGAACATATGTGCATGACAATGCGTGGTCTTAAAAAACCTGGTTCGAAAACGGTTACAACTGCAGCTAGAGGAATCTTTGAAAATAATGAGGGGAAACGTTCGGAAGTAATTTCATTTATTCAAATGTCTTAA
- the mtrB gene encoding trp RNA-binding attenuation protein MtrB translates to MKQSDYIIIRAEEDGVHVIGLTRGTDTKFHHSEKLDTGEVMIAQFTEHTSAMKIRGKAQIYSANGVVESGKKK, encoded by the coding sequence ATGAAACAATCAGATTATATTATTATTCGGGCGGAAGAAGATGGGGTACATGTAATCGGTTTAACTCGAGGAACAGATACAAAATTCCATCATTCTGAAAAATTAGATACTGGTGAAGTAATGATTGCCCAATTTACAGAACATACATCAGCTATGAAAATACGAGGAAAAGCACAAATATATTCTGCGAATGGTGTTGTAGAAAGCGGAAAGAAAAAGTAA
- a CDS encoding heptaprenyl diphosphate synthase component 1 → MDATYIQEAINQLKTNIKNQLRHRTLLKYTSEPVLDEHQLFYLLLPYFNGETCDDYSHMSATTIGMVHASLSEHDKIHEENAISKEQQLTVLSGDFYSGRYYQLLATTGDILLIRKISEGIANRCEQQVKVYEQNKLTLSQWIENLLVIESELINQYYFFYHFEKYSYIMKKSLLALRLKRELWNYQNGIVTSFIQMITQSLDDDVPFDQYIGQEIHSLLVTIDQYLQTTTLFQDEVKLYIMQQLAMVR, encoded by the coding sequence ATGGATGCAACATATATTCAGGAAGCAATAAATCAATTAAAAACGAATATAAAAAATCAGTTACGACATAGAACGTTACTAAAATATACAAGTGAACCAGTTTTGGATGAACATCAACTTTTTTACTTACTGTTACCTTATTTTAATGGGGAAACTTGTGATGACTATTCTCATATGAGTGCTACAACGATAGGAATGGTCCATGCTTCTTTAAGTGAGCATGATAAAATTCATGAAGAGAATGCAATAAGTAAAGAACAACAGCTAACTGTGCTTTCAGGGGATTTTTATAGTGGCCGGTATTACCAGCTTTTAGCTACAACAGGCGATATCCTTTTAATCCGAAAAATATCTGAAGGTATTGCTAATCGGTGTGAGCAACAGGTCAAAGTGTATGAACAAAATAAACTTACACTTTCCCAATGGATAGAAAATCTTTTGGTCATTGAGTCTGAATTAATCAATCAATATTATTTCTTCTATCACTTTGAGAAGTATAGTTATATTATGAAAAAAAGTTTACTTGCCTTAAGGTTGAAAAGAGAGCTATGGAATTATCAAAATGGTATAGTAACGTCCTTTATACAAATGATTACACAAAGCTTAGATGATGATGTACCATTCGATCAATACATTGGACAAGAGATTCACTCACTGTTAGTTACTATAGATCAATATCTGCAAACAACGACTTTGTTTCAAGACGAAGTTAAGTTATACATAATGCAACAACTAGCGATGGTTCGTTAA
- a CDS encoding demethylmenaquinone methyltransferase: MTKSKEERVHEVFENISENYDKMNSVISFQLHVKWRGDTMKRMNVKPGSKCLDVCCGTADWTVALAKATGETGVVKGLDFSQNMLKVGEEKVKHFPQVELIHGNAMELPFEDNTFDYVTIGFGLRNVPDYHQVLREMNRVLKPGGMAVCLETSQPEIPVYRQLFRFYFNNIMPLFGKIFAKSYKEYSWLQESANDFPGMKKLASMFEEAGFVRVNYKGYSGGAAAMHMGFKKEL, translated from the coding sequence ATGACCAAATCAAAAGAAGAACGTGTTCACGAGGTATTTGAAAATATTTCAGAAAACTACGACAAAATGAATTCGGTAATAAGTTTCCAACTGCATGTAAAATGGCGTGGAGATACAATGAAACGGATGAATGTTAAACCAGGCTCGAAATGCTTGGATGTCTGTTGTGGTACAGCAGATTGGACAGTCGCTTTAGCAAAAGCGACAGGAGAAACTGGGGTAGTAAAAGGTCTTGATTTCAGTCAGAACATGTTGAAAGTAGGAGAAGAGAAAGTTAAACATTTTCCTCAAGTAGAACTCATACATGGAAATGCAATGGAATTGCCATTTGAAGATAATACATTTGATTATGTCACGATTGGTTTCGGACTAAGAAATGTTCCGGATTATCATCAAGTATTACGTGAAATGAATCGAGTTCTTAAACCAGGGGGGATGGCGGTTTGCTTAGAAACTTCACAGCCTGAAATACCTGTATATCGACAACTATTCCGTTTTTACTTTAACAATATAATGCCGTTGTTTGGTAAAATATTTGCAAAAAGTTATAAAGAGTATTCCTGGTTGCAAGAATCCGCAAACGACTTTCCAGGAATGAAGAAATTAGCATCAATGTTCGAAGAAGCTGGTTTCGTTCGGGTAAACTATAAAGGATATAGTGGTGGAGCTGCTGCTATGCATATGGGCTTTAAAAAAGAATTGTAG
- the hepT gene encoding heptaprenyl diphosphate synthase component II: MEKMKLKILYSDLKQDIDIIEKELEKALNSSSHLINEASLHLLQAGGKRIRPVFVLISAKFGNYNIDEVKNIAVPLELIHTASLVHDDVIDNSDMRRGSHTVKAQWNNRVAMYTGDYIFARALEYVTSIDNKVVHQILARTMVEIVNGEVIQIEDKFRLNQNLKDYFRRIKRKTALLIESSCELGAIVGGADPVVVKRLKKFGYYVGMSYQIIDDVLDFTSSDKELGKPAGSDLLQGNITLPILLLKDQPQIQQFIERASSGTVTDEERLAMLEIVRKSDAIKQSMQISNRYLLKALKEVEALPNKPMKRKLRDIALFIGKRKF; the protein is encoded by the coding sequence GTGGAAAAGATGAAGTTAAAAATACTATATTCCGACTTAAAACAGGATATAGACATCATCGAAAAAGAATTAGAAAAAGCGTTGAACTCGTCTTCTCACTTGATCAATGAAGCCTCTCTCCATTTATTACAAGCCGGTGGAAAACGTATTCGCCCAGTTTTTGTTTTAATAAGTGCGAAATTTGGGAACTATAACATCGATGAGGTTAAAAACATTGCTGTTCCATTGGAATTAATCCATACTGCTTCACTCGTACACGATGATGTCATTGATAATTCAGATATGCGAAGAGGTAGTCATACTGTTAAAGCACAGTGGAATAATCGTGTTGCCATGTATACTGGAGATTACATTTTTGCTCGTGCATTGGAATATGTGACCTCCATAGATAACAAAGTGGTTCATCAAATATTAGCACGTACAATGGTTGAAATCGTTAATGGTGAAGTCATTCAAATCGAAGATAAGTTTCGTTTAAATCAAAATCTTAAAGATTACTTTAGAAGAATAAAAAGAAAAACAGCTTTATTAATTGAATCAAGCTGTGAATTAGGTGCAATTGTTGGTGGAGCTGATCCAGTTGTAGTGAAACGTCTTAAAAAATTCGGTTATTATGTAGGAATGAGTTACCAAATTATTGACGATGTGTTAGACTTTACATCTTCAGATAAAGAACTTGGAAAACCGGCTGGTAGTGATTTGCTACAAGGGAATATTACACTCCCAATCTTATTATTAAAGGACCAACCACAGATTCAGCAGTTTATTGAGCGTGCTTCTTCAGGAACCGTAACTGATGAAGAAAGATTAGCTATGCTAGAAATTGTTCGAAAATCAGATGCAATTAAACAATCGATGCAAATTAGTAATCGATATTTACTTAAAGCATTAAAAGAGGTTGAGGCTCTACCAAATAAACCGATGAAAAGGAAATTACGAGACATTGCATTATTTATTGGAAAACGGAAGTTCTAA
- the ndk gene encoding nucleoside-diphosphate kinase, with protein MTIEKTFIMVKPDGVQRQVVGDIMDRFERRGFVLKGAKLMNVPRELAEEHYAEHKERPFFGELVDFITSGPVFAMVWEGENVIKLARIMMGATKPEESQPGTIRGDYAVTISENVIHGSDSPASAEREINLWFNNELV; from the coding sequence ATGACTATCGAAAAAACTTTTATTATGGTTAAACCAGATGGAGTACAACGTCAAGTAGTTGGAGACATTATGGACCGCTTCGAACGTCGCGGTTTCGTATTAAAGGGTGCGAAGTTAATGAACGTACCACGTGAATTAGCTGAAGAGCATTATGCAGAGCACAAAGAACGTCCATTCTTTGGCGAATTAGTGGATTTCATTACTTCTGGACCAGTATTTGCAATGGTTTGGGAAGGTGAAAACGTAATTAAACTTGCACGTATCATGATGGGTGCTACAAAACCTGAAGAATCTCAACCTGGTACAATCCGTGGTGACTATGCAGTAACAATTTCTGAAAATGTTATTCATGGTTCTGATTCACCAGCTTCTGCTGAACGTGAAATCAACTTATGGTTCAATAACGAATTAGTTTAA
- a CDS encoding protein-glutamate O-methyltransferase CheR — protein sequence MSDYEQFIEGIKRKTGIDLSLYKEAQMKRRLTSLYEKKGFRNFVEFLQALEKNNDLMNEFLDRMTINVSEFYRNGKRWDVLQNKIFPLLLKSNNRLKIWSAACSTGEEPYTISMVLSNLLPLSQVQVIATDIDENVIQKAKLGLYPERSLAEVPANMKSKYFHQEGQFYKIKDEIKRTVTYKKHNLLKDSYETNFDLIVCRNVMIYFTEDAKDQIYRSFSKSLRSGGILFVGSTEQIFNPSKYDFEVEDTFFYRKK from the coding sequence ATGTCTGATTATGAACAGTTTATAGAAGGTATTAAACGGAAAACCGGAATAGACTTAAGTTTATATAAAGAAGCACAGATGAAAAGAAGATTAACCTCTTTATATGAGAAAAAAGGATTTCGAAACTTTGTTGAATTTCTACAAGCATTAGAAAAAAATAATGACTTAATGAATGAATTTCTAGATCGGATGACGATTAATGTATCTGAATTTTATCGAAATGGCAAACGCTGGGATGTTTTGCAAAACAAAATTTTCCCACTTCTATTAAAGTCAAATAACCGTTTGAAAATTTGGAGTGCTGCATGTTCAACAGGTGAAGAACCTTATACGATTTCAATGGTTCTTTCGAATCTACTACCACTTTCGCAAGTCCAAGTGATTGCAACGGATATTGATGAGAATGTAATTCAAAAAGCAAAGTTAGGATTATACCCTGAAAGGTCTCTTGCTGAAGTGCCAGCTAATATGAAGTCAAAATATTTTCATCAAGAAGGACAATTTTATAAGATTAAGGACGAAATAAAGCGAACTGTTACATATAAAAAGCATAACTTACTAAAAGATTCGTATGAAACTAATTTTGATTTAATTGTATGTCGAAATGTCATGATTTATTTTACCGAAGATGCAAAAGATCAAATCTACCGTAGTTTTAGTAAATCATTACGTTCGGGTGGGATATTGTTCGTAGGTTCAACAGAACAGATCTTCAATCCATCCAAATATGACTTTGAAGTGGAAGATACCTTTTTCTATCGGAAGAAGTGA
- the aroC gene encoding chorismate synthase translates to MRYLTAGESHGPQLTTIIEGLPSLLPITAETINYDLKRRQGGHGRGRRMQIETDTVEIVGGVRHGKTLGSPVALVVKNDDWKHWTKIMGADPLPEDIDPNEIKRQVTRPRPGHADLVGGMKYGHRDLRNVLERSSARETTVRVAVGSVAKALLNELGISVVSHVTEIGGIKADTSITEGKSADEIREIVEQDPVYCVDPLASTKMVQLIDDTKKEGNSIGGVVEVIVEGLPAGIGSYVHYDRKLDGKLAQAMLSINAFKGVEFGLGFEMARRKGSEVHDEILWDEENGYTRATNRLGGLEGGMTTGMPLVVRGVMKPIPTLYKPLRSVDIETKEEFKASVERSDACAVPAASIVAENVIAWEIAKAIIEQFHSDQLPHLKAQLDEMRKLAKEF, encoded by the coding sequence ATGCGCTATTTAACAGCCGGGGAATCTCATGGCCCCCAATTAACAACAATTATTGAGGGGCTACCATCCCTTTTACCAATAACAGCAGAAACTATTAATTATGATCTTAAACGCCGCCAAGGTGGTCATGGTCGTGGTAGAAGAATGCAAATTGAAACAGATACTGTAGAAATAGTCGGTGGGGTACGTCATGGTAAAACTCTAGGATCACCGGTAGCTTTAGTTGTCAAAAATGACGATTGGAAGCATTGGACAAAAATTATGGGTGCAGATCCGTTACCTGAAGATATTGATCCAAATGAAATAAAAAGACAAGTAACTCGTCCACGTCCAGGTCATGCAGATTTGGTTGGTGGAATGAAATATGGACACCGTGATTTGCGTAATGTTTTAGAACGTTCAAGTGCACGTGAAACAACTGTACGTGTGGCAGTTGGTTCAGTTGCAAAAGCGTTACTTAATGAGCTTGGTATTTCTGTTGTTTCCCATGTAACTGAAATCGGTGGTATAAAAGCAGATACTTCAATAACTGAAGGTAAATCAGCGGATGAGATTCGCGAAATCGTTGAACAAGATCCCGTATATTGCGTTGACCCTTTAGCTTCTACAAAAATGGTTCAACTTATTGACGATACGAAAAAAGAAGGTAATTCTATCGGTGGCGTTGTAGAAGTTATTGTCGAAGGACTTCCAGCAGGGATTGGATCATATGTTCATTATGATCGTAAATTAGATGGGAAATTAGCCCAAGCGATGTTATCTATTAATGCATTTAAAGGTGTTGAATTTGGTCTTGGTTTTGAAATGGCACGTCGAAAAGGATCGGAAGTTCACGATGAAATCCTTTGGGATGAAGAAAATGGCTATACTCGAGCAACGAACCGTTTAGGTGGGCTTGAAGGTGGTATGACAACAGGAATGCCACTCGTTGTTAGAGGAGTCATGAAACCAATACCAACTTTATATAAACCATTAAGAAGTGTAGATATTGAAACGAAGGAAGAATTTAAAGCAAGTGTTGAACGTTCTGATGCTTGCGCAGTTCCTGCAGCTTCTATTGTTGCTGAAAATGTAATTGCATGGGAAATTGCTAAAGCAATTATTGAGCAATTCCATAGTGATCAACTTCCTCATTTAAAAGCTCAACTTGACGAAATGCGTAAATTAGCAAAGGAGTTTTAA
- the aroB gene encoding 3-dehydroquinate synthase has product MRIPVNAASHSYDVIIGNGILCEGMQSLTSIIEKADQRIVLTDDHVWKAQGDYFRSQFPFEFDVFVMPSGEACKSFENYFATQTFLLEKKCTRKSIVFAFGGGAVGDLAGFVAATYMRGIPFIQIPTTILAHDSAVGGKTAINHPHGKNMIGAFYQPEAVVYDTRLLQSLSVREVRSGMAEVIKHALISNKEWLSEIMQFESVTDLNSELLAQQLKKGIEVKAKIVEADETEQSVRKFLNFGHTYGHAIEAAAGYGGLAHGEAVMIGTVYALLLSERYGQITREFTKDFLQFAYQNGYPFSEVTNFAFEQLQEFLLKDKKVEYGVLQFVLLEDIGKPFVQQIDLSECIEVDKEFRHLIEEVSK; this is encoded by the coding sequence ATGAGGATTCCTGTCAACGCCGCTTCTCATTCATATGATGTGATTATAGGTAATGGGATATTATGTGAAGGGATGCAATCTTTAACGAGCATCATTGAAAAAGCTGACCAACGAATTGTCTTAACAGATGATCATGTTTGGAAGGCACAAGGCGATTATTTCAGATCCCAATTTCCTTTCGAATTTGATGTTTTTGTTATGCCGTCTGGAGAGGCATGCAAAAGCTTTGAAAATTATTTTGCCACTCAAACATTTTTACTTGAGAAGAAATGTACTAGAAAGTCAATTGTTTTTGCCTTTGGTGGCGGTGCTGTTGGGGACTTAGCTGGTTTTGTAGCGGCTACATATATGCGCGGTATTCCGTTTATCCAAATTCCAACGACTATATTAGCTCACGATTCTGCAGTCGGTGGTAAGACAGCAATTAACCATCCACATGGGAAAAACATGATTGGTGCCTTTTACCAACCAGAAGCAGTTGTATATGATACGCGGCTCTTACAGTCATTAAGCGTTCGAGAAGTTCGTTCTGGAATGGCTGAGGTAATAAAACATGCGCTCATTTCCAATAAAGAATGGTTAAGCGAAATAATGCAATTTGAGTCTGTAACAGATTTAAATTCTGAGCTTTTAGCACAACAGTTGAAAAAAGGTATAGAAGTAAAAGCAAAGATAGTAGAAGCTGACGAAACCGAGCAATCTGTACGTAAGTTTTTAAATTTTGGTCATACCTATGGACATGCGATTGAAGCAGCTGCAGGGTATGGAGGTCTAGCTCATGGAGAAGCCGTAATGATTGGAACTGTTTACGCTTTACTTTTGAGTGAACGTTATGGACAAATTACTCGAGAATTTACTAAGGATTTCCTTCAATTTGCTTATCAAAATGGATATCCATTTAGTGAAGTAACAAACTTCGCGTTTGAGCAATTACAAGAATTTTTATTAAAAGATAAAAAGGTTGAATATGGGGTTTTACAGTTTGTTTTATTAGAAGACATAGGTAAACCGTTTGTCCAACAAATAGATTTATCAGAATGCATAGAGGTAGATAAAGAGTTTCGCCATTTAATAGAGGAGGTGTCTAAATGA
- the aroH gene encoding chorismate mutase yields MIRGVRGATTIEANQPEYIYDATANLVLELAKVNNFIPEDIISVLISTTPDINTAFPAKAVRTLEGWQYVPTMCMHEMNVPGALPLCIRVLIHVNTNIGQKDIQHVYLNGAVVLRPDLVK; encoded by the coding sequence ATGATTCGTGGAGTAAGAGGTGCAACAACTATTGAAGCAAATCAACCAGAATATATTTATGATGCGACAGCTAACTTAGTACTAGAACTTGCAAAAGTGAATAATTTTATTCCTGAAGACATCATCTCTGTTCTTATTTCTACAACACCAGATATTAACACTGCATTTCCTGCAAAAGCTGTTCGTACATTAGAAGGCTGGCAATATGTTCCGACGATGTGTATGCATGAAATGAATGTACCAGGTGCGTTACCACTTTGTATTCGCGTGCTAATTCATGTTAATACAAATATAGGCCAAAAGGACATACAACATGTTTATTTAAATGGTGCGGTAGTTTTAAGACCTGATTTAGTTAAATAA
- the hisC gene encoding histidinol-phosphate transaminase — MKWKQQINGMKAYQPGKPIEEVKREYGLEEVVKLASNENPYGFSQKVKAFLESDHTNHAIYPDGYAQSLRTAMASHLGVKEEQLLFGNGSDDLIAIVTRALLYPGVNTVMASPSFSQYQHNAEIEGAEVRLVPLTDGKHDLYAMFEAIDENTSVVWVCNPNNPTGTIVADEELDEFIKKVPSDVLIVLDEAYFEYINSPEYKSTLHYVNEYPNVIIMRTFSKAYGLASFRVGYAIAQEATIEKLDPVRAPFNNTVLSHKVAVIALSDQEFIEECKVKNENGKQQFIEFCEKNKLRYFPSQTNFILFEVKADSDIVFKEMMKRGFIIRSGNALGSPGFIRVTIGTEEQNAKFLSLLEEVLTEQGVFA; from the coding sequence ATGAAATGGAAACAACAAATTAATGGGATGAAAGCTTACCAACCAGGTAAACCAATTGAAGAAGTAAAAAGAGAATATGGTTTAGAAGAAGTTGTTAAACTTGCATCAAATGAAAATCCGTATGGTTTTTCCCAAAAAGTGAAGGCTTTTTTAGAATCGGACCATACGAATCATGCTATTTACCCAGACGGTTATGCTCAATCTTTAAGAACTGCGATGGCAAGTCACCTTGGAGTAAAAGAAGAACAATTGTTATTCGGTAACGGATCGGATGATTTAATTGCAATCGTTACACGTGCATTACTATACCCTGGTGTAAATACTGTTATGGCTTCTCCTTCATTTTCACAATATCAACATAACGCAGAAATTGAAGGTGCTGAAGTACGCTTGGTACCATTAACTGATGGGAAACATGACTTGTACGCAATGTTTGAAGCAATTGACGAAAATACGTCTGTTGTATGGGTATGTAATCCAAACAACCCTACCGGTACGATTGTAGCTGACGAAGAGTTGGATGAATTCATAAAGAAAGTACCATCTGATGTATTAATCGTTTTAGATGAAGCTTATTTTGAATATATTAATTCACCGGAATATAAAAGTACACTTCACTATGTAAACGAATACCCAAATGTTATTATAATGAGAACATTTTCTAAAGCTTATGGTCTTGCATCATTCCGCGTAGGATATGCCATTGCACAAGAAGCAACGATAGAAAAATTAGATCCGGTTCGTGCGCCTTTCAATAACACAGTTTTAAGCCATAAAGTAGCTGTTATAGCATTGTCTGATCAGGAATTCATTGAAGAATGTAAAGTGAAAAATGAGAATGGTAAACAACAATTTATTGAATTTTGCGAGAAAAATAAGCTGCGTTACTTCCCATCTCAAACGAACTTCATCTTATTTGAGGTTAAGGCTGATAGTGATATTGTGTTTAAAGAAATGATGAAACGTGGATTTATTATTCGTAGTGGTAATGCACTAGGTTCACCTGGTTTTATTCGTGTGACGATTGGAACAGAAGAGCAAAATGCAAAATTTTTAAGTTTGTTAGAAGAAGTGCTAACTGAACAAGGAGTATTCGCATGA